The window AATTGTGCTGTCGTATTAATAACCACTAATGCTGTTGCATGGTAATCCTGTTCGGTTGCTATTGCTTCCCACTCATTCTTTTCACGAATACGTGCAAGCTTTCCCCATAAATCAACTTCATAATTTAAGTTTAGATTTGAGCTATAACTCTCTTGAGGAGAGGTTCCATTGCGAATAGATTTTGTATTGCTTGCAGAGCCCCCAAGGGAGACATTTGGGGTTATATTAGTGTTTGCTAGCCCGGCCGTACTTCGCGCCAGCTTTAACTTAATTGCCGCTGCGGCTAAATCATTATTATTCTCTAGTACCTGGTTGATCAGTTGAGATAGCTGAGGATCTTTAAAGTTATCCCACCAATTTTCAGTTAGGTTCAATGACTGAACTGACGTCACTACGTCATTTGCACCGGATTGGTGTATTTTATCATCCCACTGCTGTGGCAATGTGAGCTCAGGACGTTGGTATTCCGTACGCGTAAAACTGCCGCAGCCATTTAGCAAAAATAAAGCAGAAATGATATAAAGCGATTTGATATTCATTCGCGTGCCAATGCCTCCGTTGGGTTGAGTTTGGCAGCCCGACGAGCAGGAAAATAGCCAAAAACAAAACCAATTAGAGCGGAAAAACCGCACGCTAATAAAATAGGGAACAGAGTAAACACCATCGTAAATTCAGTGGTGAGATAAGAAAAAACCCACCCCGCTAACCATGCACCGACAATACCAATAAACCCGCCAAGCGAACAAATCATCACGGCTTCTATCAGAAATTGGTTCATAATATCTTGAGGACGCGCTCCGACCGAAAGGCGGATCCCGATTTCATGAGTTCGTTCCGTCACAGAAACCAGCATGATATTCATCACCCCAACGCCGCCAACCAATAAGGAAATAGCAGCAATCGAGGTGATCAGTAATGACATAGAATCGGATGTTTTTTGTAATGCATTTGCGAGCTGGTCATCCGACTGAATAAAAAAGTCCTTTTTACCATGTTCGCGTAATAACAAACGCTCAACCTGTAATTTAGCTTGTTGAGAAGTTAAGCTTTCAGGGAAACGCAACGAAATAAATTCAATGGGTTTGTCCCCAACCACACGTTGCTGTAAGGATGAGTAAGGCACCCACCCCATAACAAAGCCACTCGACATTTTGGGCCCCGGTTTACGGGCAATACCAATAATTCGCCATGGTGAATGGCCAATTTGCACAATTTGCCCTAATGGTTCTTCTTCTGGTTGAAAAAGTACCTCTCGGCTTCCTTCATCCAACACGATAACGGGCTCACTGTCTGCCATATCGAGCGTACTGAATAAGCTACCATGTAAAAGCTGAAACCCTTGTGCCGCAAAATATTCTTCTGAAACCCCATTAAGCATGATTGAGTTATCCAAGCCTTTATTAACGACCATCGTCATGCTACTCGCGACGGGGGAAATAGACTCAACCCATGGCAACTGCTTTAGGCTTTTGACATCATTTAACGATAACGCACGCTCCATATCAGGCCGCTTAGCCCCCCACCCAGTGCCAGGGCGAATTTCCAGAGTCGTGCTGCCGAGTTTCCCGATTTCATCCATGATGGAGCGTCTTGCTCCTTCCCCCACGGCCATTGATGACACCACAGAAGAAATACCGATGATAATTCCCAACATCGACAAAAATGCACGCATGCGATGACCGAGTAAGGCCCGCCATGCCATACGAATAGACTCAATAATATTGCGCCACACCGATGCACGGCCATTATCTTCAACAGTAGGAAGCTGGTGTCGTTGTTTTGTGCCTTTCTGCGCTTGGTTCTGCTTATCAGAAACAATTTTTCCATCACTAATTTCAATAATTCGCTGAGTTTGCTGAGCGATATTTTTATCGTGGGTCACAATCACAACAGTGTGCCCATCGAGATGAAGTTGATGTAAAATATCCATCAATGCGTGACCACTAGCGCTATCTAATGCCCCTGTAGGTTCATCCGCAAGAATAATTTGCGCACCATTGACCAAGGCGCGACAGACACTGACACGCTGCTGTTGCCCACCAGATAATTGATAAGGTTTGTGATCCAAACGCGTTTGTAACCCTAGCTTTTCTGCTAATAAAGCAACTCGAGCGCTCCGCTCATCTTCTGGCATTGCCGTATACAAAGCGGGGATCGCAATATTTTCCTCTGCAGTCAGGTAGGGCATTAGGTGATAACGTTGAAAAATAAACCCAAGATATTGGCTACGTAATTCCGCCAGTTGGTCGCTATTCACCTCATGAACCGCAATCCCATTAATAAATACTTCCCCTTGAGAGGGCTTATCTAAACAACCAATGATGTTCATCAGAGTTGATTTACCTGAACCTGATGCGCCAATGATAGCGACCATCTCTCCTTGATTAATTGATAGCGAAATATCATTCAAAACAGGAATGGTTTGTGTACCAGCTGAAAACTCACGATAAACATGATGAAGTTCAATCAGAGGACGAGTTAAAGATACATTTCGTGTCATCGCCATTATTCACTCGCCACATTATCTGATTGAATAACAACTTGTTCACCCTCACTAATTCCCTCAAGAACTTCGACAAAATGGCGGTCATTAATGCCCACTTTGATGGTGCGCGTTTCCGGTTTTTCATTTTTGATCACGGTCACTTCATATTCGTTTGCACCCATCACACGCCCCAGCGCACTAGTAGGGAGTCGAATGGCATCTTTTACTTGTGCAACACGAATAAATACTTGTGCTGTCATTGATGTCTTTAATGCACGATCAGCGTTATCAACCTCGAACGTTCCGTTGTAATAAATCGCACTGTTCTGTTGCCCCCCAGAATTATTATTATTTTCATCAAGCGCTTCGGGCGGAATGGGTTGAACATACCCCATCGTACTCTCGTAGTGCGTTTCCGGGTCTGCAATCACATAGAACGTGAGGGGTTGGCCTGGGCTAATTTTTTGAATATCCGCTTCTGAAATTCGTGTCTGAACCTGCATTTTATCCAGGTTCGCCAACACTAAAATGGTTGGTGCTGTCTGTGAAGAAACGATGGTTTGCCCTTCGTTCGCCACAATACCCAGCACTTCACCACTGATCGGCGCGACGATCCGTGTAAAATTGAGGTTAGCTTGTGCAGTTTGTACGTCCATTTCTGATTGCGTGATTAACGCCTCATTGACATTAACCTGCTGTAATTGCGCCTCATATTGTGCTTGCGCTTGTTCATATTCACTGCGAATACCGGAACCATCTCGCTGCATCACTATTTGACGCCGATAGGCTTTGATGTACTGTATTAAAGTTGCTTCTGCAGCCCGTTTTTGCGCCTGAGCACTGGATAACCGGGCGGTTGCATTTTTGAGCTCAGACTGTTGGATAGTCGGGTCGATTTCTGCTAATAACTCCCCTTTAACTACTTTGTCGCCTTGTTTTACATACAATTTTCTGATTTGCCCGTTAACCTGAGCCCCTACGTTAACTTGCATTGAGGGCTTTAATTTCCCCGTTACCATAACGATTTTTTCTATATCGCCACGTTCCACCGATAAAATTACGTTTTCATACAATACTGGGGCGGGTGATTGCCAAACAAAACGGCCGATCACCACGATCAACACAAGCAGTGCCACCAGCCCACCTAAAGTGCGTAATCGTCGGGCCGTTAAACCCAATATTGGTGTTACGTGACGAGAGGTCATAAGGGAGTACCTTCCATTACCGCTAATAAAGAAGGTTCAGATTGAGGCGTGCCTGCGGTGACAGAAGGGTCTTTATTGGTGCTTATCTCAAGACTTAATTTCCCATCCACGATTCGGTAAAGTGCATCAAAATTAGCCGCTAGCTCTTCACTGTGAGTGACGACAATCAATGTCTTACCTGTTTTCTGGCAATGTGATTGAATAGTCGCCATGACTATTTTTGCTGTTTCTTCATCCAAATTGGCAGTGGGCTCATCCAATAATAAAATAGGACGGGCACTGTACAACGAACGAGCTAATAACAAACGTTGGCGTTGCCCAAGTGACAGTGCCGCATGGCTTTCTCTTATTAACGCATTCACTCCACCAGGTAATTGATTAATCACTGCACCGAGTGCCAATTTATCGAGCAGCACTTCGACTCTTTTTTTATCTTTTTCACGGAAATTAGGGTCAAATAGCGTAATGTTATCTAAGACTCTCGCATTGAATAGAATATCTTCTTGGCTTTGCAAGCAAACCAATTGCGTAAGCTGCTGCACACTGACGGCTTCCCCATTGGATTCGCATATTCCTTGCTGTGGGCTGAATAAACCCGCAATGGTGCGTAATAACGTGCTTTTTCCTACCCCAGATTCCCCAACAATGGCAACCTGTGAGCCTGAAGGTAAGTCTAATGACACATTATTTAAAATCGGTTTTGCAGGGTCATAACAGAAATGAATCCCCTTGAAAGATAAGTGTGGTGCATTTCCTTGCACTGAGGCTTGTTTCTCGTGGAATGGTTCGGTGTCCTGCTCGCTTTTCTTAGGGAATAAAGAATGGGCGCGTGTATCAATAATATGCAGTTGTGACTTATGTATAATCGCATAAAAAATACGCGTCACATAATTGGTGAAAATTTGACGTAAGAAACTATAAGCAAAGAAATCCCCCAACGAAATTAACTCATTGGCCACCATAGGTAGAACCACCAACATAAAAATGACCATCTCCAAACTACCGATTAATTGATAGATGCCATCTTTAATTTGTTGATACACATTTCTGCGTTGCATACAGGTAAACAATTCACGGTTTAACCATGCAAATTGCGCCTTACGCTGATTTTCTATCCCTGCTGTTTTTATGGTCAGAATGCCTTGCAGCGTCTCCATAAAAAAGTCATTTAATTCTGCTGATTTTAGCTGTAACTGCTGGGTGTACCACCGGTCACGAATAATCGCCCATACACTAATTAAGCCCATCACGGTAACACCCGCAGCCGAAATAGCGGCTAACACGGGGGCAATCCAAAACATGGTACCTAATGCGATTGCACAAATAACCCAATCCGTTCGTAACCCGTTATCCAGCTCAATTTTTTCGGTTAATGCCCTCTGCCAAGCAACAAAACGGCTAAAAACATCCCCGGGTGCGCGTTTTTCAAAAAAGCGCAATGGATTACTCAATAAACGGGAAAAGCCAACCCCGCTTTTAATCAACACAAAGTGTTTTACGAAACGCTCGCTGAGCATTCTCACGCCAAGGGCTAATAGTGTTGCAACCACAAAGGCAACAATAAACCAGCCATAAGGGAAAATGGCATTTTTAGCGTCGGAAAAGGCTTGGTTAATCGCATTGCTCACCATGGCTGGCATTAAAAATAGCGTTAAAGAAACCAAAAAAGCGAATATCATCAACCAATAAACACCGCGAATCTCTGAGGTTTCTTTCAGGCTCATTGCATGAGGAGCTTTCTTCCCATCCCCATCATTTTTGTCTTCTGGTGCTAGCGATTCAATTCTTTCCAGCGCGGTATCCGGCTCTAAAATTAATGCATAGCCGCTGATTTCCGCTTTTAATGCAGAGAAAGGTAACCATTGCTGCCCAATTGCAGGGTTCATCACGCACACGTTATTTCCCTTACGATAAGCAAGCAGCACAAAATGGTTTGCTCCGTAATGTAAAATAGCGGGAAGCGGTAAGCTATTGAGCTCTTGGTGCTCAAATAGCACCGGTGTCGTCGCAACACCGTAATTAGCTAAGATGGACGAAAGATCAATCAAAGAAGTTCCATGATCCGATGCCGGATACATCTCTCGCAGCGTTTCAAGAGAAACGTTGAGGCCTTGGGTTTGTGCTAACATCGCAATACATGCTAAGCCACATTCATTGGTTTCTTCTTGAGAAACAAAATTTGGAATAATATTTTTCATTATTATTTAATGGCTAATAAAATAAAGTGAATGGCTATGCCATAAAAGCCAATCATTGGGATAATGACGAACTGCATTTTCAATAATGGCTGGCATTTGAGTTGCAACATCTTTTGCTGCAACAGGCGGATAAACTTTGATTTGTAAACCGTTTTGGTAGTACAGATGATAAAAAACTACCTGTGCCGAAATCGCACTGGATAAACGCACGACACCATTTTGTAACTTTGCTGCACGGTTAAATAAATGGCACGATAATTTGCTCGACGCCCCTTCCTCAGTTTGAACCGTGTAATCAGGGGTAATATCAGGGAAAACAATCATATTCTTTTGCCCTGTCGCCGTTTCTGTCATCGCGGTCATTAATTGGCTAGCTAATACTTTATTTCCCTGATGAATAGAGCAA is drawn from Providencia huaxiensis and contains these coding sequences:
- a CDS encoding ABC transporter permease yields the protein MAMTRNVSLTRPLIELHHVYREFSAGTQTIPVLNDISLSINQGEMVAIIGASGSGKSTLMNIIGCLDKPSQGEVFINGIAVHEVNSDQLAELRSQYLGFIFQRYHLMPYLTAEENIAIPALYTAMPEDERSARVALLAEKLGLQTRLDHKPYQLSGGQQQRVSVCRALVNGAQIILADEPTGALDSASGHALMDILHQLHLDGHTVVIVTHDKNIAQQTQRIIEISDGKIVSDKQNQAQKGTKQRHQLPTVEDNGRASVWRNIIESIRMAWRALLGHRMRAFLSMLGIIIGISSVVSSMAVGEGARRSIMDEIGKLGSTTLEIRPGTGWGAKRPDMERALSLNDVKSLKQLPWVESISPVASSMTMVVNKGLDNSIMLNGVSEEYFAAQGFQLLHGSLFSTLDMADSEPVIVLDEGSREVLFQPEEEPLGQIVQIGHSPWRIIGIARKPGPKMSSGFVMGWVPYSSLQQRVVGDKPIEFISLRFPESLTSQQAKLQVERLLLREHGKKDFFIQSDDQLANALQKTSDSMSLLITSIAAISLLVGGVGVMNIMLVSVTERTHEIGIRLSVGARPQDIMNQFLIEAVMICSLGGFIGIVGAWLAGWVFSYLTTEFTMVFTLFPILLACGFSALIGFVFGYFPARRAAKLNPTEALARE
- a CDS encoding peptidase domain-containing ABC transporter, with product MKNIIPNFVSQEETNECGLACIAMLAQTQGLNVSLETLREMYPASDHGTSLIDLSSILANYGVATTPVLFEHQELNSLPLPAILHYGANHFVLLAYRKGNNVCVMNPAIGQQWLPFSALKAEISGYALILEPDTALERIESLAPEDKNDGDGKKAPHAMSLKETSEIRGVYWLMIFAFLVSLTLFLMPAMVSNAINQAFSDAKNAIFPYGWFIVAFVVATLLALGVRMLSERFVKHFVLIKSGVGFSRLLSNPLRFFEKRAPGDVFSRFVAWQRALTEKIELDNGLRTDWVICAIALGTMFWIAPVLAAISAAGVTVMGLISVWAIIRDRWYTQQLQLKSAELNDFFMETLQGILTIKTAGIENQRKAQFAWLNRELFTCMQRRNVYQQIKDGIYQLIGSLEMVIFMLVVLPMVANELISLGDFFAYSFLRQIFTNYVTRIFYAIIHKSQLHIIDTRAHSLFPKKSEQDTEPFHEKQASVQGNAPHLSFKGIHFCYDPAKPILNNVSLDLPSGSQVAIVGESGVGKSTLLRTIAGLFSPQQGICESNGEAVSVQQLTQLVCLQSQEDILFNARVLDNITLFDPNFREKDKKRVEVLLDKLALGAVINQLPGGVNALIRESHAALSLGQRQRLLLARSLYSARPILLLDEPTANLDEETAKIVMATIQSHCQKTGKTLIVVTHSEELAANFDALYRIVDGKLSLEISTNKDPSVTAGTPQSEPSLLAVMEGTPL
- a CDS encoding efflux RND transporter periplasmic adaptor subunit, yielding MTSRHVTPILGLTARRLRTLGGLVALLVLIVVIGRFVWQSPAPVLYENVILSVERGDIEKIVMVTGKLKPSMQVNVGAQVNGQIRKLYVKQGDKVVKGELLAEIDPTIQQSELKNATARLSSAQAQKRAAEATLIQYIKAYRRQIVMQRDGSGIRSEYEQAQAQYEAQLQQVNVNEALITQSEMDVQTAQANLNFTRIVAPISGEVLGIVANEGQTIVSSQTAPTILVLANLDKMQVQTRISEADIQKISPGQPLTFYVIADPETHYESTMGYVQPIPPEALDENNNNSGGQQNSAIYYNGTFEVDNADRALKTSMTAQVFIRVAQVKDAIRLPTSALGRVMGANEYEVTVIKNEKPETRTIKVGINDRHFVEVLEGISEGEQVVIQSDNVASE